Within the Rosa rugosa chromosome 2, drRosRugo1.1, whole genome shotgun sequence genome, the region CAAGTATCACCGTCAAAATCACAGTTTTCGCGTATAACTTTGTGAGTTTCGTCTGATATCACAGCATGACTCCAAGCATAATCCACTATACCTCTCCAATCCTCAGCATCTGAGGTTTCAGGATTACCCAGCTGCACATCATATACAAGAAAACACTTTAATTCAAAATACACAGCGCACAGACTACACTGAAAAAGTGTTTCCCAAAGGATCATACCAGGACTCCCTTGAGATCAATATGGAGGGAAGGATCTGTATTCTTGTCATTGATGAGCTCGGCCAGCTCCGGAACATATTTTCCTGTTAACAAATTAAGATATGAAGAATCTGAGTACAGTAACAAATTCGATTGCAGCACATCGTTGATAGGTGAGGGTTTGAGGGATTGAGAATGACCTATTTACCTGCATAACTCTCCCCTGCAATGTAGAAGGTTCTTGTTCTGTATGATGGGAACTTGAGAAACCACTTGTGCAGAAACGCATATGCATCATTTGCTGAATTGAGTAGTCCAAATAAATAGAATGAATAACAAATTATATTAAAACGTTACAAAATCTTACTAATATCTTGATTAGGCCTCACCATATGCGCgaaaaattgaataaatataGAGCAGTAGAATTGTAAAGAGAACACATCTGTTAGAGAAGCTTGTAGCAATCAAGGCTCTTTAAGTAACTCACCTGTAAAGGCATCTCCGAGATTATCATAATCAGTAGTTGTATTGGAGTATGAAAAGCCAACCCCAACTGGAGATTCCAAGAACAGCATGTTGGCCTCTGCTTCATCATTGGCATCAAATTTAACATATTACTACAACTTTGTGATCACAAAATGGAGTACCATATGGTACAAAAGCAAATGAGATGTTCAAGTATACAGAAAAGCATATTTGCAATCTAACTGATTTGATTAAAATGTGAAGCAGCATCCCTATGACATACCTTTATTCCATGAGTAGTTATTAAATCTAAGTCCATGGCCATCAGTTTCCACTATGAATGGACCAATCTCTTGGGTTGCTCCATATCCCACAGAAGAGCACCCAGGACCTGAAACATATAGCATCTTGTCACCTCAGCATATAGCATGAAGTGCAAAAAAGTGCCTGACCTGATGGATAAATTGCATATAAATTATTGAAAACTGTGAATGagttggaaaggaaataaaaaaaattaatctccACTAAAACCAAGTACATTAGGATTACTACAATATATTCGAATAGAACTTTACGCAATTTTTTATTGGCAGTAATTAACATGTTTAATATTGGGTGACGTCCGTGACGAACTGTCTAAAGATAAGGCAACATGAAGATATCAAGGAACCTATATATATGCTGGTTTTCTCTTCCACACATATATGATTATGTACTGCGCGCTAGTTTGCTACATAGATATCCATATTAGGCTCAGAGATTTGGTCAAAAGATGGAGATAGCATAATGGAACGTGGATGGCTACAAAGATAATTGCAACCtgatgattaaaaaaaaaaaaacaaaaacaaaaaaaacaaaacttactGGTTTGAGTACACATGCAACATCTCCCGGCCCAAAAACAACCATCCTTAGAGGGTTATGGACATATATATGTGTCTGTGTATCTATACGATTATGTaaggttttatatatatatatatatattggtcaGCTCACCTCCATTAAGCCACAAAACAAGAGGTTTTAGATCTGGGTTAGTAGCAGCCTCATAAAACCAGTAAAAGAGAGCCCTGCCATTTGTTTCATTGACAGTGACATAGCCAGCATAGTGCCGGAAGTCTACAGCAGGCTGGCCAGGCAGGTTGGTCACAAGATCCTGACTCGCCAATGAGTTGATCAATTTCTCAGTATTAGACCGCTTCTTTCTAGCATCCGGAACAGGCTTAGGCTCGACCACAGTAAGAGCCAAAATTAGGAAGATAGCTGTTGCTTTTACTACTACAAAATTCATACTGAACCAAAAGAAACTTCACTAACTAGTTTAATTAGAGACCCTCCCACAAAACACTGAATGAGATAAAACATAAGCAAATCCTCATGTGTATTTATAGTCATTGGGATTGAATGGGAACaactttattttcatttttttagtaGTGCATTACTATATTACACTACGATGATGATATGGAATTTAAAAAGTAGATATGAAAGAAGGTCCTGCGTGGCAATGGAATTTTTAATAATCAGGTTGTCAATATTCATATGGCATTGGCATCTGACGTGGGGGGTTTAGGCAGCCCAGCTTCATTCTAGGCTATTCATTCATGGATGAGCAAAGCTGATGAGTGGTACTCCATTATTTACTCTTTAATGGGTTGGTGAtgatatatagagagagagagagagagagaaatgctCCTAGTGAATTTCAGAATATAATGAATGATATATTCAATCAATTCAGCGAATTTTGTATAGTTTACATAGATGATGTCCTTATTTTCTCTCAATCTATAGACCAACACTGGAAACACTTGAATCAATTTCTCAATATAGTCAAACTCAACAGCCTGGCTGTATCCGCTTCTAAAGTAAGGCTATTCCAAACCAGCATTAGGAATTCTTAGGATTCAATATCCAGCAATCTGATTAACCCTATTAACAGAGTCATCCAATTCGCAGATAAATTCCCTGATCTTATCTTAGAAAAAACCCAGTTAAAAAGATTCCTAGGTTCATTAAACTAGGTTCATTATAGAAAACAGTTAAAAGAGTATAAATAAAACAGTTTATATGAATACCCTATTAACATTTTGTTAATTACTGAATCTATTAGAAGCAAATTAAAAAATATGTTAGGGATACAGATGGTATCATGGTTTGGTAGATAATTGTTGGGATCTGGGTTTGCAGTCTAACAGTAATTAATACTAAAACCTGTCTAAAGTAAGTTGCATCATAGTTATTCTCCTAATATACAGTGTCATGATGCAGATTGATTGGGTTACTCTGGTGCTTTTAAGGTTATTAAGATTCGGGTTATATGTAGTTTAGGGTTTCTAAGGTATGTTTATTATGTGTATTGTACTAATTTAGTACTTAGGGTTCTAGAATTATCTTAGTGCTCTATAAATTATGACATTGTAGTCTCTTGGAGACAGATTTAATGAATGAAAAAAAGTTAGCATTGAATCTTGATCTCTATTAACCTTAACTAAGGAAATCATTTTCTGAAGATAAAAGAATATCATTATCCTTAACTAAGGTACATCATTTTGATGTTGAAGGCTTGAAGCTACTATTACAGAGTCTAATAACGACCTAAAGGGTACAATATCATGATTGAAAGAAAGGGATAAATGTCGAGAACACAGCTCGTGGCAATCTCTTGGTGCATATAAGAGAGACAATGTTCTTGCTAGTCAATATAACATAGTGGAAAAGACAACGTGGTATATATTCCAAATTGGTGGTGTCATATAAATAAACAGAAAAAGGCAACATGCTCTTAAGAATCTCATCATCACAAAGTAGAAAGATGGATTTTTGTGGCGAACCTTGTGCGTAATGACTCTTGAATCTGAAGAAGCAAAGCGGTCATGAAGGGAATGAAAGAATAAACCAATTAAGttgatggttgaacaatgaCTTGGATTCCAACTGTTTTTAGTTGAAAATGAAATGGAGATGATCTGTTAATTGTAAGTTAGATTTGTTAAATCCCAATGTAATACACTTTAGACCAGATATACAACAATTTTCTAACTCAAATTAGCAATTTGCAGAGTTCACCTAAGTACAGTTCTAGATGTTTAAGACTGAAGATTAATGTAAAGCAGTACCTAAAAGCATTCCTCCCAGTGCCACCTACACATCATCTCTTCAGCACTAGAAGATATATGTATATCCTCGATCAGTGAGGAATTTGCCTCAGACATCTGACTCCAATTTATTTTTTACTAGCCAATAGATCATGTCCACCTACTGCCTTAAGAAACTATTTTTCTTCATcactttctgtgtgtttcattTCCACTAAGCGGGATTTTAGTCAATGCAGAGAAAGAGAAGTGCAAGTTAGTGTATAATTTGCTCATTAGTTAGGATTTACCTCATAAACATTCAAttcatatgtatgtgtgtgtgtgactgCACATATAGTATATATTTGTGGATCCCAATATGCAACCAGTGCTTAAATACAGTTCTGCAACCAATATGCACAGTGAAGGAGAAGTTTCCATAAATTAATGAGAAATTACTCATACTTAGTGTAGCCTTTTTCACCGAGTCCTGAAAGTCTCGAGCTTCCCATGTATTGTAACCCTGTTAGGTAACGAGTGATAAAGATCAGAGACCTGATCAGAATTGAGATAAAGCGCATTAATTGCTAATAATAGCTACAGATTAACATTAACTAtacaaattaagaaagtttGTGTCTAATTTCACCCACTAAATCCCCATGTGACATAGAGAGGATAGGTTGCTTTAGAAAACTTACACATACTTTCTTTTACATATATAGAGCATTCAGAAGACAACACAAACATTAGGCTTCTAAATCCCGAGAAAATACAGTCAAAATAAATAAGAGACAGATTCAGTTGGACTTAACTGGTCTAGCTTCCTCGATGGTAAACCAGCCAGATACACATATGATAAACTAGTAACTATATATTGCAAATTAAAGGGTGTCTAGGAGTTCTTTCCACCTCCCATGACTAGGAGTCTAGGATAATGCAAGCTAGCCTTGGACATTACTATACGGATCTGTAGAATGTAGGCATTGTAGAGGCTATTGGTTTTGAGAACCCAGCATCAGATGCACAAAGTTTTCTTGCTCAAGCAAAAAGAACATGAGATAATTCAAAAACAAATATCAAGTGATTAGAATCTTTTTGACTAATATGCTAGCAACATTGAAACCAAGTATTATAACCCTCATCTATTGCCTTCTGTACCAGCTTATGGAGAAGAAATCTTATTGGTTGGAGggagaaaaggaaaaatcaaaTTGTTCAGAATCTTTTTGACCTATAAAAATCGATGTCAGCAAGCACCAAGGGCCGTTGATATCCCTATAAGATGATTATCCATATTCCATGTCATTGCTCTTCCAGAACCCAGCTAACTACATTTTAGAAGGGAGGAAGGGGTAGATTTGGATTTATAATATCCACATTATCCCTACGTGGTATATCTTAACCATAAGCAACCATATGTTGAAGTTGAACCAGCAAAAACAAATCGTGCTTAAGCCATTATCTAAAATTTAATGTTGGCTTCATTTTTCAGTGCACCCTACAAAAAGACAAATGGGAGACTTGCTATTCTTCTTTTTAGAGGTGATATATCAGAGCATAATGGAGCACAAAAGGACACATTATTATCATGGAAATACTGTGCATGAAGTTCAGCATTGACCAGATTTTAGTTCTGATGGCCCTCTCCCACAGCGCATGTCATTCTTGCCTACCACATACAATTTTGTCTAAATTATGTACTTGATTCTATGAAATTAGATttacaaaaaaatcaaaaatgaaCAAGCTCTTCCACTACCTTTTATTGTTGGTTGGTCTGAGAGTTATCATCATGCATCGTGATGATCCAGGGCTTCTACTTGAAGTGTTTCCCTTGTGCTTTGTGATTATGATGGCGCGATTGGCACCAAGAATTCTCTGAAACATTAGTTATTAATGAACTGAACCTGTACATATGCAACTAATCGATCTGTAGATTTAAAATGAACAGTGGTTATACTTTTCTCTTATTGCATATAGTATGTTTGGTAGTTTAAATCTGTTTccagagtgattcaagaagaggATCTTCTGCAGATAGTAGAGGCCACACCAGTTTTGAGCTGCTCGGTTTCCAGTTTCTAAATCAACGGTCTGTCTAGGATTACCTAATAGTGGCTTCTGATAATTTTGACCGTATGAGAACTTTTCAAAGCTCTTACCAAGACCCTGAGCACAAGttcaaaagaagaaatagaTAAGCCTATTGACCTGCCTAACATTGGCATCATTACTCAAATTAGTTGGATAAGCCAGACACATTGGAGAATCTGACCACACTGCGAAAGTGTGCTCCTCTTCTTAGGGTAGTAATTACATGTTTCTTCTTAATGTGCCCCTTTTCCCTTTTAATACTACCCTTGTTTCCTTAGTGCCCAATGGATCCACTATCAGACTTCCTCCAATAAGATATCGACTCCTGATTTTTCAGAGGCACTCCTTTGAACAGTATgctttttctttactttttctttcttcttcccacTTCCTTGTTCCAAATCAACTCCAATAGTTCTCTGTTTGTTTATTTCTGTAATCAAGAGTCGCATATTCTTGCGGAAAAAGAGGAAATTATCACCCCAGGAACCCTTTTAATTAGTAGTTGATTTTCTTTCTAACTTTTGCTCTTTACTCATATTGGTACAGggagaaaatgatgaaaaaCTTGTACCAGTTATATTTGACCAACCAAATTTTCAAGATAATGTAGTTTAGAATCTAGCAGTTTCCATTCCCCACTACTGCCGAGTGCTATGATAGAAAAGACTTACGATAGATAAGGAAAAACTTGGCTACCATGTTCATCTGAAAGCAAACTTCCTATATGCGATTTGCCATCCTAATCATGGAATTTATTCGTCACTATTGAATTCGGTTTATATAACTCACCCCTAAGACTTCGAGCTCAGTTTCTTGCTAACTATTCCCTTGCGGTTGCCACTCTCCCAGTCATGACCTTACACTCCTCCTCCTTAATTACATTTCAGTTTCACTAAAGAAAACTAAATCTCAACAGTACTAGACTCGGTTCTGAAAATAACAATACAAGTATACAACCTATTAATTAAAGACCTTGAAAATAGAATAAAGAGAGCCttgttgtaaaactaacatagaaagtgtttcagaaaatggagagagctttgcttctaagaacttgagagagagagagtttagatgcagataataagtgtagtattttctgtttttctcctcataacatggatgagaaatggactacatatagtggaagatagggaacatgtagcctaaagtcctccataaaacaaggacccctaaagtcctccataaaacaaggattcctaaagtcatccataaaacatggaaagggtaagcctataacaacataatgatttaccctatatctatttacatgatatagccataatgatttacaacactcccccttggatatttcatgtcaatagtgttgcatgggttgtgcgcttctaagttgtctcatcaaaaaccttgccaagtaataaaaaccctgtgggaaaaaaaacaaccttggtcgaaggagaaaaagagcacaacgcgtatgagtgtggagtagtaatatcacagcttcggagataagtggagtcttcttattagcatcataagtaggtagtatgtctacgagagggatgcatttagatttgctacaccaaaaccttgcccggtaaacccagtgggagaaacccgtggtcgaagggaaaagatgagcaaatgcatatatgtcaaatcaaagcatcttcaggatgtagtataagtggggtgaccattctaaagatgtgcctcgttaaaaccttgccaggtaacaaaacccagtgggacaaaataaccctggacgaaggacgaaaagagtacacgatggtcaagtgtatatgcttcgggatactccccctgatttcgactccccctgaaaattacatgttaggtaattcagatagtttacgtagaccaataccttgaacatgcttctggaatgtagactttggtagtgacttggtaaagaggtctgcacgattatcttcagatcgaatctgcttgacttcaatcttctgatgctcctgttgttgctgattgaagaagaacttcggtgcaatatgtttggtgttgtctcctttgatgaaacccgtcttcatctgctctatgtaagcagcattatcctcgtagataatggttggttcatcagtggtggaatgcagtccacatgtgcttcgaacatgctttgtaacggctcttagccatgtacattcacatactgcttcttgaagagctagtatctcagcatgattcgaagaggtagcaacaagtgtctatttcgtagacctccaagaaattgcagtattcccaatggtaaagacataaccagtttgggaacgtgccttgtgcgggtctgatagatagtctatatcagcatatccaacaaggcgagcatcattctgaggatcaagggggtttgatccattccttgatgcgtagggatagaataagcccatatccgttgtacctctaaggtagcgggaaaatgtctttcatgccattccagtggcggcgtgttggcgcagagctatatctagctaacaagttcacatcgaatgagatgtcctatctagggcattgagccaagtacaataatgcgcctattgcacttagatatgagacttctggtaccaatatctcttcgttatcatctgcaggacgatacggttctctctagacttcagacgaccatgggtgtgcttgcttttatcctcattaaagcatcttaacatcttctggatgtaatttggttgatggaccaaaatttcatctgcactgtgctcgggctccaggtcgagacaataatttgttctcccaaggcctttcatctcaaattccaacttcaggtgctttgcggtttccttgatctcttcaggagtatcgatcaaattcatgtcattgacatagaccgccacaattctaaactaggaacttgtttccttaataaacacgcatgggcatagtttattattcacatatcccatcctgattaaatattcacttagacggttataccacctccgtctggattgtttcaatccataaagtgaacgcctcaaaactaatggagagcgtgttccgtggtctagaactatttgcatcgggtatattaagttcttcaggaactttcaggtatatttctgtattatgatccccctagagataagttatgaccacattcataagctgcatattcagtttttcggaaactaccaaattgataaggtagtggaacgttatgacgttcattacgggagaatacgcgtcctcgtaatcaatcacagggcgttgagaaaattcttgcgccactagacgagctttgtgtatcacaatctcatttttctcattacgcttccttataaatacccatttaaattctacaggtttaacatggggaggtgtaggaacaacaggtccaaaacacctttctctttgtcaaggaatctaatttgacctggattgcttctttccattttggccagtcgtctctacgttgacattatcaacggagcgaggttcgatgtcatcgctagttataatttcggtagctaccgcgaatacaaatatatcatcgatgataatctcatttcgattccaaatctcacttaatcatgcataatttatcgagatttctctattctcgagagtgggttcaaacgttggagcgtcccccaacgttgtcttttctaggacggacccataatctggaattatctcgtgagatggatcagttgagatcgcgatgtctagtggattcgtttgtgctggttttaccctcttccggggataggaatccttcgaacctagtggtctacctcgcttctgggcagggacatgtgactggttagccgccatggtcgtacctcgtccatccgggacaacgcgtcctatagggacatctattcttgcaggcacatttgcagcaggtatatgtgatttcgtcactttagctagatcagagaaagcgtctggcatattttgggctacactttgtagatctagaattctccgcacttcactatcgcattgtgcggttcggggatcgagatgagacatagtggggacattccacgtcaattcacgtcgttcatcaggaacggtaacgttcttatctccccctaacggctggaagactgtctcatcaaagtgacaatctgtaaactctccggcattatcaggtcttatggactttatgggataatccgagtggtgatccacaatttcatgatctgggcgagagtttagcaaaagcagcattttcttgtggacaatagtgtaacatgtgatcactttgtcgatacatcaaccacaaccatgaaatatttaaattgtccgcatggtggttggaaaggtccacaaattttccttgcattctgtgcagaaaaatggtgtgtgtatatactagtctttgcacatgatggtctagagtttaacattcctaacgagcaagtttggcgtaatgtgttactaaacacaggacccttattcagaaggggatgcccgtgtgataagttgaggatacggtgcatcatactttgacctgggtgtcccaaatggtcatgccatagcaagtagttgctcgaattggttagcttctggctaacaaatttcaatttctccaatatacgcttctggccgcacattcagaggttatgcaaagatattacactcatttttcttaggggtttcaacgtgataaatgttggttcgaatatccttaatactcaataacgttcttctggaacgtggagaatataaggcctcattaatggtaaattcagtaccattggacaacataaagtgggctttgccatagccctctatcaggttggattggcctgatatggttgtcacagaggtatgcatgggcaataagtttgaaacatatctccgatctcggagtatggtgtgcgtaatagcacttttaaccggacaacaaacttccccacagaatatgcctattcatttatttaattcaatggatcacatgtatgaataagtttattgaattaaatatattcgaacataaccacatttctataatccaaaataattgaaaacataaatcacaaaaatccgaagatgtttcattcattaagatgaaatagatatggcacaaggggccaattatacccatgtcttcgagttctaatcctcggtatgttcagtaactgcctgaaaatccatgatctctagtgtggaatcgatagaaaatgaccctttaataaagttggtatttcgagttctgcgactggcgtaatactcatctactgcttaggctatcgcacaacaggtgcggaaccagcagtcaattcctccacattgataacaaagatcatgctgatcgattctggtggcaacgggccggaccagtgttcctttcaactcgggcttgctgagttatggcatcatggttcctaccacgtgggccttggccacgtggagcctgattacatggcctcttgggctttggccaagtggcagacg harbors:
- the LOC133733371 gene encoding serine carboxypeptidase-like 31; protein product: MNFVVVKATAIFLILALTVVEPKPVPDARKKRSNTEKLINSLASQDLVTNLPGQPAVDFRHYAGYVTVNETNGRALFYWFYEAATNPDLKPLVLWLNGGPGCSSVGYGATQEIGPFIVETDGHGLRFNNYSWNKEANMLFLESPVGVGFSYSNTTTDYDNLGDAFTANDAYAFLHKWFLKFPSYRTRTFYIAGESYAGKYVPELAELINDKNTDPSLHIDLKGVLLGNPETSDAEDWRGIVDYAWSHAVISDETHKVIRENCDFDGDTWSNKICAQAVDEVLKQYKEIDIYSLYTSICIGDTASSNDGSMQVMMMKHTSTMMPRIMGGYDPCLDDYSRKFYNRADVQKALHVSNGPQLKNWSICSTKIFHEWVDSKPSVLPIYKKLIAAGMRIWVYSGDTDGRVPVLSTRYSISALGLPITKAWTPWYHQKQVSGWFQEYKGLTFATFRGAGHAVPCFKPSNSLALFTSFLLGESLPSAR